From bacterium, one genomic window encodes:
- the gshB gene encoding glutathione synthase has protein sequence MRHLFIVDPLSGLNPTADTTVVFMREAAKRGHSIATCEVSQLSIGSDGQSQSGWVETLLASGNAWYELGESGFGPLSDFDVVWMRKDPPYDLDFFFVTHLLSLTPRTTLVTNDPHGLREVTEKLFVLRYPDLCPETLISRNIAELEAFRARLGGEMIIKPLDGCGGEGVFHLTPDDRNTKTILETATRHGTLLQIAQAYIPEVRDGDKRIILVEGEPIGAVLRVPQRWETRSNFHVGGTAQKSEISARDREICERLRPALLEYGILFAGIDVIGDRLTEVNVTSPTGIQEINQLDGVELESRVLDAVEARLVSQRGEI, from the coding sequence ATGCGTCATCTCTTTATCGTCGATCCGCTGTCCGGTTTGAATCCGACGGCCGACACCACCGTGGTCTTCATGCGCGAGGCAGCGAAACGCGGTCACAGCATCGCCACCTGTGAAGTTTCCCAGCTGAGCATCGGTTCCGACGGGCAGTCCCAATCGGGCTGGGTCGAGACGCTGCTCGCCTCGGGGAATGCCTGGTACGAGTTGGGCGAGAGCGGATTCGGCCCCCTTTCGGACTTCGACGTGGTGTGGATGCGGAAGGATCCCCCGTACGACCTGGATTTCTTCTTCGTGACCCACCTGCTCAGCCTGACGCCCAGGACCACATTGGTCACCAACGATCCACACGGTCTGCGCGAGGTCACCGAGAAGCTGTTCGTGCTGCGCTACCCGGATCTATGCCCCGAAACCCTGATCAGCCGCAACATCGCCGAACTGGAGGCGTTTCGTGCGCGCCTGGGCGGGGAGATGATCATCAAGCCGCTCGACGGTTGCGGCGGGGAGGGCGTGTTTCACCTGACGCCCGACGACCGAAACACCAAGACCATTCTCGAAACGGCCACCCGACACGGCACACTTCTGCAGATTGCACAGGCCTACATCCCCGAGGTTCGAGACGGAGACAAGCGCATCATCCTGGTCGAGGGGGAGCCGATTGGCGCGGTCTTGCGCGTACCGCAACGCTGGGAGACCCGTTCCAATTTCCACGTCGGTGGAACGGCACAGAAGAGCGAAATCAGCGCGCGCGACAGAGAAATCTGCGAACGATTGAGACCTGCGCTACTCGAGTATGGCATTCTGTTTGCGGGTATCGACGTGATCGGGGACCGGCTCACCGAGGTCAACGTCACCAGTCCCACGGGTATTCAAGAGATCAACCAGCTCGACGGGGTGGAGCTCGAATCTCGCGTGCTCGACGCGGTCGAGGCGCGTCTCGTCAGTCAACGGGGAGAGATCTGA
- a CDS encoding phosphoribosylaminoimidazolesuccinocarboxamide synthase: MGGVEFSLLQKQCGRTLEATDLPELGERTVGKVRDNYVKGDVRTIVVSDRISCFDVVVGTIPFKGQVLNQLAAFWFEKTRGIAQNHVIDVPDPCVTTCRECELLPVEFVWRGYLTGISNTAIWRAYEAGERDYCGHRLPDGMVKHQKLPEPLLTPTTKAEKGDHDELTSREELIASGAISADLYDAAEKIGRELFEMGQAWAASRGLILVDTKYEMGLNEKGEIVVIDEVHTPDSSRYWHAETYESAMADGRDPQALDKEYVRRWLVEQGYRGDGPPPTLPDEVRCEAARRYIEAFESITGRAFEASTDEPIQRIRRNLSLDG; the protein is encoded by the coding sequence ATGGGTGGAGTCGAATTCTCTTTGCTTCAGAAACAATGCGGTCGCACGCTGGAAGCGACGGATCTTCCCGAGCTGGGCGAACGGACGGTTGGCAAGGTTCGCGACAACTATGTGAAAGGGGACGTGCGCACGATCGTCGTCAGCGATCGCATCAGCTGCTTCGACGTGGTCGTCGGCACCATCCCGTTCAAGGGCCAGGTGCTCAATCAACTGGCCGCGTTCTGGTTCGAAAAGACTCGCGGCATAGCCCAGAACCACGTGATCGACGTGCCCGATCCCTGTGTCACGACCTGCCGGGAATGCGAACTGCTTCCCGTCGAGTTCGTGTGGCGGGGGTACCTGACCGGTATCTCCAATACGGCGATCTGGAGGGCGTACGAAGCTGGAGAGCGAGATTACTGCGGCCATCGCCTGCCCGACGGCATGGTCAAGCACCAGAAGTTGCCCGAGCCGCTGCTCACCCCGACCACCAAGGCCGAAAAAGGGGATCACGACGAGCTGACCTCGCGCGAGGAACTGATCGCCAGTGGGGCGATCAGCGCGGATCTCTACGACGCTGCTGAGAAAATCGGTCGCGAGTTGTTCGAAATGGGCCAGGCCTGGGCTGCCAGTCGCGGACTGATCCTCGTCGATACGAAGTACGAGATGGGCCTGAACGAGAAGGGCGAGATCGTCGTCATCGACGAGGTCCACACGCCGGATTCCTCGCGTTACTGGCATGCCGAAACCTACGAATCCGCAATGGCCGACGGACGGGACCCGCAGGCGCTCGACAAAGAATACGTGCGGCGCTGGCTCGTAGAGCAGGGATACCGAGGGGATGGCCCCCCGCCGACGCTGCCCGACGAGGTTCGCTGCGAAGCGGCGCGCCGCTACATCGAGGCTTTCGAGTCGATCACGGGACGCGCATTCGAAGCTTCCACCGACGAGCCGATCCAGCGGATACGGCGCAATCTTAGTCTCGACGGCTGA
- a CDS encoding methylated-DNA--[protein]-cysteine S-methyltransferase — MSETLATSRMESPIGVLRIAVTENALVCVDLPRSAGLGFAGWLKRVLPEAQRVEWLPMLDKVEQEFEDYFAGRRRVFDIPLQRIGTEFQRRVWAALEAIPFGETRSYGEIAKQIGQPGASRAVGLANGANPLPIVIPCHRVIAAHGKLGGYGGGLDAKRRLLALEKSTASAVLL; from the coding sequence ATGTCGGAGACTCTCGCGACGTCGAGGATGGAAAGTCCCATCGGAGTGCTGCGCATCGCAGTGACCGAGAACGCTTTGGTCTGTGTTGATCTGCCGAGGTCTGCGGGTCTGGGATTCGCCGGTTGGTTGAAGCGCGTGCTACCGGAAGCCCAACGCGTCGAGTGGTTGCCGATGCTCGACAAGGTGGAGCAAGAGTTCGAAGACTACTTCGCCGGGCGTCGAAGGGTTTTCGACATCCCACTACAACGCATCGGTACCGAGTTTCAGCGCCGCGTCTGGGCTGCTCTCGAGGCGATTCCCTTCGGCGAAACCCGCAGCTACGGCGAGATCGCAAAACAGATCGGGCAGCCCGGTGCGTCGCGTGCGGTTGGCCTCGCAAACGGGGCGAATCCGCTTCCGATCGTGATTCCGTGTCACCGGGTGATCGCCGCCCACGGAAAGCTGGGAGGCTACGGCGGGGGGCTGGATGCCAAGCGGCGTCTGCTGGCGCTCGAGAAATCGACCGCTTCCGCCGTCCTGCTCTAG
- a CDS encoding aminotransferase class I/II-fold pyridoxal phosphate-dependent enzyme — protein MSSKPRKPGSSTRAVHGGEREGRPSVADSLTTPVVQSSTYWFRDTQEVIDYQEGRNPSFEYGRYGNPTTRVLETKLCELEGGEDCIVSASGMNSATTLLLALVPQDGHIVTTHDCYRRTRQFTQTVLPKMGIRTTVIDPADLDGLESALKDGANLFFSESPTNPYLRVVDVPRAAKLAHAHDATVVIDSTFATPTNQQAIGLGADLVLHSATKYLAGHNDVMGGALIGKRELIEPIRELHGVLGGVVDPHAAYLILRGVKTLSLRVERANDTALRLANFLERHEAIERVHYPGLASHPDHETAARDMSGYGGVVSFEVRGTLESASKFIDALTIPYIAPSLGGVETLVEQPTIVSYWDKTAEERADLGIRDNLVRYSCGVEDAADLIADVEEALSIAR, from the coding sequence ATGAGCAGCAAGCCAAGAAAGCCAGGTAGCTCGACCCGGGCCGTCCACGGTGGCGAGCGCGAGGGCCGCCCGAGTGTGGCCGATTCTCTTACCACCCCTGTGGTGCAGAGCTCGACCTACTGGTTCCGCGACACCCAGGAAGTCATCGACTACCAGGAAGGCAGGAATCCCAGCTTCGAGTACGGCCGCTACGGAAACCCCACCACGCGAGTCCTCGAAACCAAGCTTTGCGAACTCGAAGGGGGCGAGGACTGCATCGTCTCGGCCTCGGGCATGAATTCAGCCACGACCCTGCTCCTGGCGCTGGTGCCGCAAGACGGACATATCGTCACGACGCACGATTGCTATCGCCGCACCCGGCAGTTCACCCAGACGGTGCTCCCGAAGATGGGCATCCGCACGACCGTAATCGATCCAGCCGATCTGGACGGGCTCGAAAGCGCGTTGAAAGATGGCGCGAACCTGTTCTTTTCCGAATCCCCCACAAATCCCTACCTCCGGGTCGTCGATGTACCTCGTGCGGCCAAACTCGCACATGCACACGACGCGACGGTGGTCATCGACTCGACCTTCGCCACTCCGACCAATCAACAGGCCATAGGGCTGGGCGCCGACCTGGTCCTGCACTCGGCGACCAAGTACCTGGCCGGACACAATGACGTGATGGGCGGTGCGCTGATCGGGAAACGCGAACTGATCGAGCCCATCCGCGAACTGCACGGCGTGCTGGGAGGCGTGGTAGACCCGCATGCCGCGTACCTGATCCTGCGCGGCGTCAAGACCCTTTCCCTGCGCGTCGAGCGGGCCAATGACACAGCCTTGCGTCTGGCAAACTTCCTGGAACGGCACGAGGCCATCGAGCGCGTGCACTACCCCGGACTGGCGAGCCACCCGGATCACGAGACCGCCGCGCGCGATATGAGTGGCTACGGTGGCGTCGTGAGCTTCGAGGTACGCGGCACGCTCGAGAGTGCGTCAAAATTCATTGACGCACTCACCATCCCGTATATCGCCCCGAGCCTGGGAGGCGTTGAGACCCTGGTTGAACAACCGACCATCGTTTCCTACTGGGACAAGACGGCAGAGGAGCGCGCAGATCTCGGCATCCGCGACAATCTGGTGCGCTATTCCTGCGGAGTAGAAGACGCCGCCGACCTGATTGCCGACGTCGAAGAGGCGCTCTCGATCGCTCGCTAG
- a CDS encoding PHP domain-containing protein — MRCDFHTHSDASDGDLTPEALIEQAQREGIDVLALTDHDDVSGVSDAARHCAELGLVFVPGVEISVTDDDGERRLHILGLGIDADCEFLVERLQQTQEMRSKRAARIVGRLNELGVPLELERVQEIAGRGSIGRPHVARALVECGAVEDEDQAFGKYLRRGRPAFIDHPGMSSAEAIDSIHAAGGIACLAHPPLSTGVSGPGGLEIFIERLVRLGLDGVEVQHPGHRSNHVKRLRRFARQFGLVETGGSDFHGNSRPDVRLGCGRGNLKIGSKVYEGIRTRIAQRRDNAEMLTPASTASTLGRPS; from the coding sequence AAGGGATCGATGTCCTGGCGTTGACCGATCACGACGACGTGAGCGGCGTATCCGATGCCGCGCGTCATTGCGCCGAACTGGGCCTGGTGTTCGTACCGGGAGTAGAGATTTCGGTGACCGACGATGACGGTGAACGACGCCTGCACATCCTCGGCCTGGGCATCGATGCCGACTGCGAATTCCTGGTGGAACGGCTGCAACAGACCCAGGAGATGCGATCGAAGCGCGCGGCCAGAATCGTCGGGCGCTTGAACGAGTTGGGCGTGCCTCTCGAACTGGAGCGCGTGCAAGAAATTGCCGGCCGCGGCTCGATCGGCCGACCGCACGTCGCGCGCGCGCTGGTTGAATGCGGAGCAGTCGAAGACGAGGATCAGGCCTTCGGGAAATACCTGCGGCGCGGCCGCCCGGCATTCATCGACCACCCGGGCATGAGTTCGGCAGAAGCCATCGACTCGATCCACGCCGCGGGTGGCATCGCATGCCTGGCCCATCCGCCGCTTTCCACAGGAGTCAGTGGTCCGGGCGGTCTGGAGATTTTCATCGAGCGGCTGGTTCGACTGGGACTCGACGGTGTCGAAGTCCAACATCCGGGGCATCGCTCGAATCACGTGAAGCGCCTGCGCCGATTCGCTCGCCAGTTCGGTCTGGTCGAGACCGGTGGCAGCGATTTCCACGGAAACTCACGGCCCGATGTGCGTCTGGGATGCGGTCGCGGAAATCTGAAAATCGGCTCGAAGGTCTACGAGGGCATCCGAACGCGAATCGCGCAAAGGCGTGATAATGCTGAGATGTTGACCCCCGCGAGCACGGCGAGTACCCTCGGCCGCCCCTCATGA